One genomic window of Arachis stenosperma cultivar V10309 chromosome 10, arast.V10309.gnm1.PFL2, whole genome shotgun sequence includes the following:
- the LOC130954826 gene encoding dehydration-responsive element-binding protein 3-like codes for MSITEPNYNSSETESSSASNSTAKTVTATATETATTVTVTAKRIRDSSNKHPVYRGVRMRNWGKWVSEIREPRKKSRIWLGTFSTPEMAARAHDVAALSIKGSAAILNFPNLVHSLPRPASLAPRDVQAAAAKAAKMVKFDSPTTSSSSLSSSSSVELCSDEEELSEIIELPRLESGELDKEFVFADSVDGWMYQPPPWFSSESMAAASTEEEDVVEDGVVSASGSSLWNYYYNIITN; via the coding sequence ATGAGCATTACTGAACCAAATTACAACAGCTCAGAAACCGAAAGCAGTAGTGCTTCAAACTCAACTGCAAAAACTGTAACCGCAACCGCAACGGAAACCGCAACTACTGTAACCGTAACTGCCAAGCGCATTCGAGATTCTTCTAACAAACACCCCGTGTACCGGGGTGTACGGATGAGGAATTGGGGGAAGTGGGTATCTGAAATCAGAGAGCCGCGCAAGAAGTCTCGTATATGGCTTGGAACATTCTCCACTCCCGAAATGGCCGCCAGGGCTCACGACGTCGCCGCCCTCAGCATAAAAGGCTCCGCCGCTATTCTTAATTTCCCCAACCTCGTACACTCCCTCCCCCGCCCCGCTTCCCTCGCCCCTCGCGACGTCCAAGCTGCGGCCGCAAAAGCCGCCAAAATGGTCAAATTCGATTCTCCCACGACGTCCTCGTCGTCGTTATCTTCGTCCTCGTCGGTGGAATTGTGCTCCGATGAGGAGGAGTTGAGCGAGATCATAGAGCTTCCCAGGCTGGAGAGTGGTGAGTTGGATAAGGAGTTTGTTTTCGCTGACTCCGTGGATGGGTGGATGTACCAGCCGCCGCCTTGGTTTTCGTCGGAGAGCATGGCGGCGGCGTCGACGGAGGAGGAGGACGTTGTTGAAGATGGTGTTGTAAGTGCTTCTGGAAGTTCGCTTtggaattattattataatattattactaattaa